Within Mytilus edulis chromosome 10, xbMytEdul2.2, whole genome shotgun sequence, the genomic segment gtacagaggtgattCTCCAGTATCTCTACACCTATTAATGTCTGcgttattgtttattaacatctgaacaacttcagtatgtccttcctgacaagcaatgtacagaggtgataCTTCTTCATCATCACACTTATTTATGCCAGCCTTATTGTTTATCaacatctgaactacttcagtatatattttataacaagcaatgtacagaggtgatgatccagtatctctacacttatttatgtcagccttattgtttattaacatctaaACTACTTCAGTATGATCTTTCTGACAAGCAATGATCAGAGGTGATGATCCAGTTTTCTACACTTATCAATgtctgccttattgtttattaacatctaaactacttcagtatgtcctttcttacaagcaatgtacagaggtgatgATCCAGTATCTCTATACTAATTAATGTCAgcattattgtttattaacatctgaactacttcagtatgtcctttatAACgagcaatgtacagaggtgattctccagtatctctacacttattaatgtctgccttattgtttattaaaatctgaactacttcagtatgtcctttctgacaagcaatgtacagaggtgatgatccagtatctctacacttattaatgtctgccttattgtttattaacatctgaactacttcagtatgtcctttctgacaagcaatgtacagaggtgatgATCCAGTATCTCTAtacttattaatgtcagccttattgtttattaacatctgaactacttcagtatgtcctttgTAATAAGAACTGTACAGAGGTGATTCTCCAGtatctctacacttattaatgtctgccttattgtttattaacatctgaactacttcaatatgtcctttctgacaagcaatgtacagaggtgatgATCCAGTTtttctacacttattaatgtctgacttattgtttattaacatctgaactacttcagtatATCCACCATGACAAGCTATGTACAGAGGTGACACTTCATCATAatcacacttattaatgtcagccttattgtttattaacatctgaactacttcagtatgttCTTTCTGACAAGCAATGATCAGAGGTGATGATCCAGTTGttctacacttattaatgtcagccttattgtttattaacatctgaactacttcagtatgtccttcctgacaagcaatgtacagaggtgataCTTCTTCATCGTCACACTTATTTATgccagccttattgtttattaacatctgaactacttcagtatgtcctttataacaagcaatgtacagaggtgattctccagtatctctacacttattaatgtctgctttattgtttattaaaatcTGAACTACTTCGGTATGTCCTTTCCAACAAGCAATAAACAGAGGTGATTCTTCAGtatctctacacttattaatgtctgcttGATTGTTTGTTAACATCTGAACTACTGCAGTATGCCCTTTCCAACAAGCAATGTACAGAGTCGATTCTCCTGtatctctacacttattaatgtctgccttattgtttattaacatctgaactacttcagtatgtcctttctgacaagcaatgtacagaggtgatgATCCACTTtttctacacttattaatgtctgacTTATTGTTTATCaacatctgaactacttcagtatATCCACCAtgacaagcaatgtacagaggtgataCTTCATCATCatcacacttattaatgtcagccttattgtttattaacatctgaactacttcagtatgttCTTTCTGACAAGCAATGATCACAGGTGATGATCCAGTTTTTCTACAtttattaatgtcagccttattgtttattaacatctgaactacttcagtatgtcctttctGACAAGTAATGTACAGAGGTGATGATCCAGtatctctacacttattaatgtcagccttattgtttattaacatctgaactacttcagtatgtcccttctgacaagcaatgtacagaggtgatgATCCAGTAtttctacacttattaatgtcagccttattgtttattaacatctgaactacttcagtatgtcctttataacaagcaatgtacagaggtgattCTCCAAtatctctacacttattaatgtctgccttattgtttattaacatctgaacaacttcagtatgtccttcctgacaagcaatgtacagaggtgataCTTCTTCATCATCACACTTATTTATGCCAGCCTTATTGTTTATCAACATCTGAACTACTACAGTATATCCTTTAtaacaagcaatgtacagaggtgattctccagtatctctacacttatttatgtctgccttattgtttattaacatctgaactacttcagtatgtcctttccaacaagcaatgtacagaggtgattCTCCAGTATCTCTGCACTTATCAATgtctgccttattgtttattaacatctaaACTACTACAGTATATCCTTTAtaacaagcaatgtacagaggtgattCTCCAGTATCTCTACACTTATTTATGTCTGCCTGATTGTTTGttaacatctgaactacttcagtatgtcctttcCAACAAGCCATGTACAGAGGCGATTCTCCAGTATCTCTGCACTTATCAATgtctgccttattgtttattaacatctaaACTACTTCAGTATGTTCTTTCTtacaagcaatgtacagaggtgatgATCCAGTATCTCTATACTAATTAATGTCAgcattattgtttattaacatctgaactacttcagtatgtcctttatAACgagcaatgtacagaggtgattctccagtatctctacacttattaatgtctgccttattgtttattaaaatctcaactacttcagtatgtcctttctgacaagcaatgtacagaggtgatgatccagtatctctacacttattaatgtctgccttattgtttattaacatctgaactacttcagtatgtcctttctgacaagcaatgtacagaggtgatgATCCAGTATCTCTAtacttattaatgtcagccttattgtttattaacatctgaactacttcagtatgtcctttgTAACAAGAACTGTACAGAGGTGATTCTCCAGtatctctacacttattaatgtctgccttattgtttattaacatctgaactacttcaatatgtcctttctgacaagcaatgtacagaggtgatgATCCAGTTtttctacacttattaatgtctgacttattgtttattaacatctgaactacttcagtatATCCACCATGACAAGCTATGTACAGAGGTGACACTTCATCATAatcacacttattaatgtcagccttattgtttattaacatctgaactacttcagtatgttCTTTCTGACAAGCAATGAGCAGAGGTGATGATCCAGTTGttctacacttattaatgtcagccttattgtttattaacatctgaactacttcagtatgtccttcctgacaagcaatgtacagaggtgataCTTCTTCATCGTCACACTTATTTATGCCAGCcctattgtttattaacatctgaactacttcagtatgtcctttataacaagcaatgtacagaggtgattctccagtatctctacacttattaatgtctgctttattgtttattaacatctgaactacttcGGTATGTCCTTTCCAACAAGCAATAAACAGGGGTGATTCTTCAGtatctctacacttattaatgtctgcttGATTGTTTGTTAACATCTGAACTACTGCAGTATGCCCTTTCCAACAAGCAATGTACAGAGTCGATTCTCCAGtatctctacacttattaatgtctgccttattgtttattaatatctgaactacttcagtatgtcctttctgacaagcaatgtacagaggtgatgATCCACTTtttctacacttattaatgtctgacTTATTGTTTATCaacatctgaactacttcagtatATCCACCAtgacaagcaatgtacagaggtgataCTTCATCATCatcacacttattaatgtcagccttattgcttattaacatctgaactacttcagtatgttCTTTCTGACAAGCAATGATCACAGGTGATGATCCAGTTTTTCTACAtttattaatgtcagccttattgtttattaacatctgaactacttcagtatgtcctttctgacaagcaatgtacagaggtgatgatccagtatctctacacttattaatgtcagccttattgtttattaacatctgaactacttcagtatgtcccttctgacaagcaatgtacagaggtgatgATCCAGTAtttctacacttattaatgtcagccttattgtttattaacatctgaactacttcagtatgtcctttataacaagcaatgtacagaggtgattCTCCAGTATCTCTACACctattaatgtctgccttattgtttattaacatctgaacaacttcagtatgtccttcctgacaagAAATGTACAGAGGTGATACTTCTTCATCATCACACTTATTTATGCCAGCCTTATTGTTTATCAACATCTGAACTACTACAGTATATCCTTTAtaacaagcaatgtacagaggtgattctccagtatctctacacttatttatgtctgccttattgtttattaacatctgaactacttcagtatgtcctttccaacaagcaatgtacagaggtgattctccagtatctctacacttattaatgtctgcctgaTTGTTTGttaacatctgaactacttcagtatgtcctttcCAACAAGCCATGTACAGAGGCGATTCTCCAGTATCTCtgcacttattaatgtctgccttattgTTTATCAACATCTGAACTATTTCAGTATGTCCTTTAtaacaagcaatgtacagaggtgattCTCCAGTATCTCTGCACTTCTTAATgtctgccttattgtttattaacatctgaactacttcagtatgtcctttcCAACAAGCCATGTACAGAGGTGATTCTCCAAtatctctacacttattaatgtctgccttattgtttattaacatctgaactacttcagtatgCCCTTTCCaacaagcaatgtacagaggcGATTCTCCAGTATatctacacttattaatgtctgccttattgttaattaacatctgaactacttcagtatgtcctttctGACAAGTAATGTACAGAGGCGATGCTCCAGtatctctacacttattaatgtttgccttattgtttattaacatctgaactacttcagtatgtccttcatgacaagcaatgtacagaggtgataCTTCTTCATCATTACACTTATAAACGTCTGCCTGATtttttattaacatctgaactacttcagtgtgtccttcctgacaagcaatgtacagaggtgataTTTCTTTATCATCACACTTATTtatgtcagccttattgtttattaacatctgaactacttcagtatgtccgtTCCAACAAGCAAAGTACAGAGGTGATACTTCGTCATCatcacacttattaatgtctgccttattgtttattaacatctcaactacttcagtatgtcctttctgacaagcaatgtacagaggtgatgatccagtatctctacacttattaatgtctgccttattgtttattaacatctgaactacttcagtatgtcctttctgacaagcaatgtacagaggtgatgATCCAGTATCTCTAtacttattaatgtcagccttattgtttattaacatctgaactacttcagtatgtcctttgTAATAAGAACTGTACAGAGGTGATTCTCCAGtatctctacacttattaatgtctgccttattgtttattaacatctgaactacttcagtatgtccttcctgacaagcAATGCACATAGGTGATTCTCCATCACTATCACGACTATGGTTTACATTATTGGTATAATGATGGAGACACCATTTAACTAAATCAATATTTCCTATAAAACAACACTGTATTAATGGAGTACTGTTGTCAGTGTCATATGAACTGGCCAATTGTTTTTGTTGTGATATTGCTAAGCTTTTTATATGAAGTAGTAATTGTTTTCCGAAGATGCAATCGTCCATATTGATGTTACAGAAAACATCCACTACCTTTCCTCTTGACCAGTCATCAACCATTCTGTTTAGATacatttgctgatatttttttggTACAATAATTGTAAATTCATCATTTTtgctttttctttcaaataaaaatcTTTCACTAATAAATTGACTTGTAGTATTATTAATTAAACAA encodes:
- the LOC139493069 gene encoding serine/threonine-protein phosphatase 6 regulatory ankyrin repeat subunit B-like; the protein is MVTFWNIYLQAVNRLGGLPMNQECLDLKVKILDQSNQEIMLEIKQSQEEMKELRRTIEIEHSTMRENLTALQTENSSTTKNLIDLKNSHRDLQIEHSKVTEILKDPIPWNLRGQINEELENWKEDDKTFIETNGAKCVLKCIKENGCVVVTASSGTGKTSLVRHVALQMQNEGYEILSVSNPKEIIKWYDPSKKTLFVVDDFCGTYSLNPMKLETWKNVMEKIKTLVEKKQVKLIMSCRLQVYRDRQMKALSFFQTCECNLQSADLCLLKTEKQSIAEFYLKTNASDISELFDMFDCFPLLCQLYSKNPKLNIVNFFTNPFTVYKEEIDKLQTEGAHVKYCALALCVMFNNQLKEEWLTEHVNENIKTIIKNTYEACKVVEGTSRLVLRDELDSLTRTYIRKDGEVYRTIHDKLFDFLAFYFGNKMIYCLINNTTSQFISERFLFERKSKNDEFTIIVPKKYQQMYLNRMVDDWSRGKVVDVFCNINMDDCIFGKQLLLHIKSLAISQQKQLASSYDTDNSTPLIQCCFIGNIDLVKWCLHHYTNNVNHSRDSDGESPMCIACQEGHTEVVQMLINNKADINKCRDTGESPLYSSYYKGHTEVVQMLINNKADINKYRDTGSSPLYIACQKGHTEKGHTEVVEMLINNKADINKCDDDEVSPLYFACWNGHTEVVQMLINNKADINKCDDKEISPLYIACQEGHTEVVQMLIKNQADVYKCNDEEVSPLYIACHEGHTEVVQMLINNKANINKCRDTGASPLYITCQKGHTEVVQMLINNKADINKCRYTGESPLYIACWKGHTEVVQMLINNKADINKCRDIGESPLYMACWKGHTEVVQMLINNKADIKKCRDTGESPLYIACYKGHTEIVQMLINNKADINKCRDTGESPLYMACWKGHTEVVQMLTNNQADINKCRDTGESPLKTGSSPVIIACQKEHTEVVQMLISNKADINKCDDDEVSPLYIACHGGYTEVVQMLINNKSDINKCRKSGSSPLYIACQKGHTEVVQILINNKADINKCRDTGESTLYIACWKGHTAVVQMLTNNQADINKCRDTEESPLFIACWKGHTEVVQMLINNKADINKCRDTGESPLYIACYKGHTEVVQMLINNRAGINKCDDEEVSPLYIACQEGHTEVVQMLINNKADINKCRTTGSSPLLIACQKEHTEVVQMLINNKADINKCDYDEVSPLYIACHGGYTEVVQMLINNKSDINKCRKTGSSPLYIACQKGHIEVVQMLINNKADINKCRDTGESPLYSSCYKGHTEVVQMLINNKADINKYRDTGSSPLYIACQKGHTEADIDKCRDTGESPLYMACWKGHTEVVQMLTNNQADINKCRDTGESPLYIACYKGYTVVV